The Aeromicrobium yanjiei genome includes a region encoding these proteins:
- the paaZ gene encoding phenylacetic acid degradation bifunctional protein PaaZ, translating into MSALLESYAAGSWFRAEDEGRPLLDAVTGEEVARISSTGLDLAAMTDHARIVGGPAVRELTFHQRGAVLKAVAKLLGADKDELYALSARTGATLRDSQVDVDGGIGTLFSYASKASRELPADTIVLDGDTEQLGRTGVFLGQHLYTSRPGIAVQINAFNFPVWGMLEKLAPAFLAGLPTIVKPASQGAWLTEAVVRRIIDSGLMPEGSLQLLCGSPDGLLDQLGPQDSVAFTGSAATGALLRQHAAVVHGGVQLGVEADSLNCSILGPDVTADDPELDLFVKGVVTEMTVKAGQKCTAIRRAIVPAAMADEVVAAISARLAKVTVGDPGSEGVRMGALASLAQRDDVRKAISTLRSSAEIVFGDPDRVDVVGADAERGAFMSPVLLRATEGATEPHEVEAFGPVSTVIAYESLDEAIALAALGRGSLAGSLVTHDPQVARQVTLGLAPWHGRLLVLDRDDAPESTGHGSPLPVLVHGGPGRAGGGEELGGIRAVLHHMQRTAVQASPDMLTAITGQWTKGAAQRVDEQHPFRKSLAELRIGDTIRSASRTVTLDDIDRFAELTGDTFYAHTDAEAAAANPLFGGIVAHGYLVVSIAAGLFVDPDPGPVLANFGVDHLRLLTPVKAGDTIDVVLTVKQITPRASADYGEVRWDAVVSNADGAAVATYDVLTLVAKTLDNQEG; encoded by the coding sequence ATGAGTGCACTGCTCGAGAGCTATGCCGCCGGTTCGTGGTTCCGCGCCGAGGACGAGGGACGACCCCTCCTCGACGCGGTCACCGGCGAGGAGGTCGCCCGCATCTCCTCGACCGGGCTCGATCTCGCCGCGATGACCGACCACGCCCGGATCGTGGGCGGGCCGGCGGTCCGCGAGCTCACGTTCCACCAGCGCGGAGCCGTCCTCAAGGCCGTCGCGAAGCTCCTCGGAGCAGACAAGGACGAGCTCTACGCGCTGTCGGCGCGCACGGGCGCGACGCTCCGCGACTCCCAGGTCGACGTCGACGGGGGCATCGGGACGCTGTTCAGCTATGCGAGCAAGGCGAGCCGGGAGCTGCCGGCCGACACGATCGTGCTGGACGGCGACACCGAGCAGCTCGGGCGCACCGGCGTGTTCCTCGGCCAGCACCTCTACACCTCCAGACCCGGGATCGCGGTGCAGATCAACGCCTTCAACTTCCCGGTCTGGGGGATGCTCGAGAAGCTCGCCCCCGCGTTCCTCGCGGGGCTGCCCACGATCGTGAAGCCTGCGAGCCAGGGCGCCTGGCTCACCGAGGCGGTCGTGCGGCGCATCATCGACTCGGGACTCATGCCGGAGGGATCGCTGCAGCTGCTGTGCGGCAGCCCCGACGGCCTCCTCGACCAGCTCGGGCCACAGGACTCGGTGGCGTTCACCGGATCGGCGGCGACCGGTGCGCTGCTGCGCCAGCACGCCGCCGTCGTCCACGGCGGCGTGCAGCTGGGCGTGGAGGCCGACTCGCTCAACTGCTCGATCCTCGGCCCCGACGTCACCGCCGACGACCCCGAGCTCGATCTCTTCGTCAAGGGCGTCGTGACCGAGATGACGGTCAAGGCTGGGCAGAAGTGCACCGCGATCCGGCGCGCGATCGTGCCGGCCGCGATGGCCGACGAGGTCGTGGCCGCGATCAGCGCCCGGCTCGCGAAGGTCACGGTCGGCGACCCGGGCTCCGAGGGCGTACGCATGGGGGCCCTCGCGAGCCTCGCCCAGCGCGACGATGTCCGCAAGGCGATCTCGACCCTGCGCAGCTCGGCCGAGATCGTGTTCGGCGACCCCGACCGGGTCGACGTGGTCGGTGCCGACGCCGAGCGCGGGGCGTTCATGTCGCCTGTGCTGCTGCGCGCGACCGAGGGCGCGACCGAGCCGCACGAGGTCGAGGCGTTCGGACCGGTGAGCACCGTGATCGCGTACGAGAGCCTCGACGAGGCCATCGCGCTCGCGGCGCTCGGGCGCGGCAGCCTCGCCGGCTCGCTCGTCACGCATGACCCCCAGGTGGCCCGGCAGGTGACGCTCGGGCTCGCACCGTGGCACGGACGCCTGCTCGTCCTCGACCGCGACGACGCGCCCGAGTCCACCGGGCACGGCTCGCCCCTGCCCGTGCTCGTGCACGGCGGTCCGGGCCGGGCCGGCGGCGGCGAGGAGCTCGGCGGCATCCGAGCGGTGCTGCACCACATGCAGCGCACCGCGGTGCAGGCCTCCCCCGACATGCTCACGGCCATCACCGGCCAGTGGACGAAGGGTGCGGCGCAGCGGGTCGACGAGCAGCACCCGTTCCGCAAGAGCCTGGCCGAGCTGCGCATCGGCGACACGATCCGCTCCGCGTCGCGCACCGTGACGCTCGACGACATCGACCGCTTCGCCGAGCTGACCGGCGACACCTTCTACGCCCACACCGACGCCGAGGCAGCGGCGGCCAATCCCCTGTTCGGCGGCATCGTCGCCCACGGCTACCTCGTGGTGTCGATCGCCGCCGGGCTGTTCGTGGACCCCGACCCGGGACCCGTCCTGGCCAACTTCGGGGTCGACCACCTGCGTTTACTCACCCCAGTGAAGGCCGGCGACACGATCGACGTGGTGCTGACGGTCAAGCAGATCACGCCCCGCGCGAGCGCCGACTACGGCGAGGTGCGCTGGGATGCCGTGGTGTCCAACGCCGACGGTGCGGCGGTCGCGACGTACGACGTCCTGACCCTCGTCGCCAAGACTCTCGACAACCAGGAAGGCTGA
- a CDS encoding EthD family reductase — protein MHRITIEYGAPGDPETFEQHYTEVHVPLAAKLPGLRRFTTSHPRGLGTDAPSFVAELWFDDADALKAALKSPEMAAAAADAQTFDVASMTMFSGEVVETSLP, from the coding sequence ATGCACCGCATCACGATCGAGTACGGCGCCCCCGGCGATCCCGAGACGTTCGAGCAGCACTACACCGAGGTCCACGTGCCGCTGGCCGCGAAGCTGCCAGGGCTGCGCCGCTTCACGACCTCGCACCCACGGGGCCTCGGCACCGACGCCCCGTCCTTCGTCGCCGAGCTCTGGTTCGACGACGCGGACGCGCTCAAGGCGGCACTGAAGTCACCCGAGATGGCGGCCGCAGCGGCCGATGCGCAGACCTTCGACGTCGCCTCCATGACGATGTTCAGCGGCGAGGTCGTCGAGACGTCGCTCCCATGA